The Ipomoea triloba cultivar NCNSP0323 chromosome 4, ASM357664v1 DNA segment CCCCATAGCCAAGGCCTTCATCTCAGCTTCGAAAGATGTCGCAGCTCTAAACCTTCGGATCCAGTTTCTGTAGTTATCCAGCCGTCACTCTCCCTGTAGCATCCATCCACATTAAGGATTACAGAATCATTAGTTTGGGGCTGCCATTTCAGCACTTTAGAAACAAAATTTCCTTTTTGTTACTTCATAATGCCAAAACGTACCTATATATACTGATTCTAAAAATTTGCATATGATTTTCAACTTCCCTGTACAATAATAGAATAAATAGTGCAAATCTCTGACTTATATATGATTGCTTAAATTCAGTATAGATGTCCCAAGATTCTCTAGATGTACAAAAGATCCAatgcaaaaataatattaatctttCAAGTATTTAGTATATACTAGGATAGGGAGATTATTCTTTAAATCTCATATTAACAACAAACTATCTAGCTAGCTGCTAGagttaaaattaaactaaactaGCAATTCAAAGAGAGTTAGAAGGGATGAgatttttatcatatatttagTTTCTTTGCATTAAAAAGAAAGCATCAgataaaatgaataatataaatttttttattcacaTGTAAAGAATTGAAGGAAAAAGGGTTAAAACAAGGAGCAATAGCTGGCTACTGTAAGATACAATTACAGtacatatgtatcattatttgtttaaacttagtaatgaattgaaattgagAAGTATGTATTATGTTTGTAGAGTTGAGTTTTAGATGGTGTATGGCTTTGGCATGGGCTTGCCCTTGACTGCACCGCACAGGAGCTGATTGTCGGGAATGTTGTATTCGTCTCTCAATGATCGAGCCGGGGAGAGGACGCTGAAGTAGAATTGTTGTCCCAAGTAGAATCTCTCCCACATTTCTGACCTCACATTCCACAATCCGGCATTGTCAAGGGTGGTCATCACTGCGGCCCAGGAGTTGGGGTACACCTGAATGTTGTGTCTGCTTGTTGCGTCCACCAAGTTGTAGTTCTTTCTCTTCTCGGGACTCCATTTCCCTGGCTCGATGGCCACCGCGAAGAACGAGTAGCCGTTGATGTGGTATGACTGGATTACCTTCTCGTGGTTCTCGAAGATGATCTCGACGAAGTTGCGGAAGGTGGCGTTCTTCACGTTGGGGGCAACGGTAATCTTGCTGGCATCGCCTGCTGGTTCGTCCGGCATAAGGTCGTACTTGAACACCTTGTCGGCCATTTCGAAGTATTCGATGAGCTTGAGTGGGGTGTCGGGGTCCTTGTGAGACACACCGTTGATTGCGTATCGGAGCTTGCCTCCCTCCTCGCCCTTGGTGTTAACCAGCTTCAATGTGCGGGTGATTTCGATTTGGCCGTAGTGGTAGGAGCCCTGAGGGTTGGGGCGGGCAGCGCTGGCAGTCAAGTTCCACCTGAAAGATCGGAACTGATTAATAGACCAGGCAATACCTTCGGTGTTATCAGGTGGAGGTGGGGGCAATTCAGCTGCAGCGGCGCCTTTGCCGTTAGCATAGCTTATGAGAGCCACGGTGGAGAGCTGTTGCTTGAAGAACCTGCTAGTGGCCACCAAGTAGTAATCCTTTGGTTCTTGATCGGCTGTGACCAAAACCGAGAGGCACTGTCCGGTATGGAGATCAAGGGAATCGTAATCATTCTGCACGGTATGAGAGCCCTCCATTTCCACTAGAACCATATTGTGACCTTGGAACCTGAAATTGATGGAGGTCCTCATCCCCACATTGCAAACCCTGAACCTGTAGGTCTTCCCCGCCTCAAAGGTCGCAAGTGGCTCCATCTTGTCTCCAACCTCGCCGTGCTTGGCGTTGATGACCAGCCCGTTCGGCCTGGCAATGGTTTGGCCGTCGTCAAGGGTTTTCTTGAGTTCCTTGTGGCCCTTGTTGTACCAGTCGCTGAGGAAGATATAGAACTCGTCGGCGGGCCAATCGAAGGGGACGGGGATGAGTTCACGGCTGTGGACAGTGAGGGCGCCGTATCCGCCGGCAGAGCGGTGGAGGTCGGTGCTGGGGAAGTAGAAGTGGGTGCCGATCTGATCCTTCACCTGATAATGATAGGTATAATTTGTACCTGGCATGATGGGACACATGGTTCCCGGCATTCCATCTTGCCACGAGTTCTTCCTTTGCTGAATACCATTCCAATGGAACAGCAACGGCTCATCCAATTCATTAAACACATTAATAACAATGTTGTTGTTGGATGTGCTGTTGATGGTGGGGCCCGGCAATTTACCGTTGATGAGAATCGCATCTTTAGCCACACCCAACGGGGACAGTTTACCGTACGTCACCTTCCAGTCGAAGAACACGTACGGATCCTCCGCCTTCACAACCAACGCCGCGGCAAAGAGCCAAAGCAAGAACACCATACCCATTTTGTTCCCGCAAGCTCCTTCCAttatactatttattttttgcatattGTTGTTGTGTTGTGAAGtgttaatatattgttttttgtaCGTTTCTTCTTTTCACGCATACTCCGTGCTCCTTTTATACCATTAATTGCTTTCGTTTCCACCACTCGTCCATAACTTCCTCTGCCCTTTTTTTGTGCTTTAGCTTTTCTGATctaatcttttttaattttcgcTGTTACATCTCATTCCCCATTTCTTCGATCTCATCCTTAACTGTCTGTAGGTATATGGCTTGACTTATTCAAATCAAAGTAGAAATCATCGTAAAAAATGTAGCTTAATTAGCTTGGAGTTATGCTATTTTCAGTAAGACCAATTGacactattaatatttatttttattacttataatgtgaatatttttttaaaataaaattaaaattgacccatcaaaatatatagaattaagATTATATTAAGCAATTGAAAACCATACTTACTTttttacacaatattttttcaattctGGCAAATTTCAATGgtgatttaaaaattatggattcaaattatttaacgTGCATACAGAGAGGTACGGGTATAGCTTCCCGTGCGATTACGcacttaagtacacaaactacgTACCTTAAGCACATAAACAAAGCAGCTTTAAgaatacaaatcacgcacctaaagtttttaaatggtgcacattcagtatacaaaccacgcaccttaagcacataaacaaaagcaccttaagaacacaaaccacgcaactaaagttttaaaatggcgcactttaaagtttcaacactgacgcaccttaagcatacaaatcatgcaccttaagaaggaaaaccacacacctaaagttttaggttgatgcaccttaaacacacaaaccacgcaccttaagaaggaaaactacacACCTAAGCAATCGTACCTGAGAAGGTCAATCGCACGGGAACCaatttatatatagaattcagttcccgtgcggttggATGTCTCTCGTGCGGTTAAATCTGAGTCATTGATCTTACTTAAATCAACGTCTaggattaacaaaattaaaaaaaaaaaaaaaaaagaggcaattcggtaatttttgtatctagGTCAAAATTAAGGTgagtgattttccttcttaaagtgcgtagtttttgtgcttaagatgcgtgatttttgtacttaattaatGTGCGTggattttgtgcttaaggtgcgtgggttgtgtgcttaatgtgagtagttgttgaaatttaaggtgcgtcaacatgaagcttaaggtgcgtggttttccttcttaaggtgcgtgatttgtatgcttaagatgcgcgatttgtatgcttaaagtgagtgaattgttgaaacttagggtgtgtttgaaaagcaagaaaatgacttttggaaaatgttttctggaaaatgagttcattttcggtgtttggatgtactctagaaaactgtctgtgtgtgtttggttcattttccggaaaatgagtagaaatgtataattatatatttttattattttatttaaaatataaaaatatacaaactaataatatttattagaaattagaaataattttattttttttttacaaaaaaacgTCGCACGAAGACATTTTTCggaaaaatgagctcattttctgTGGTCAACGGGAAATGTTTTCTGTTGAACACATTTTCTGGATGTTGCAAAACACCAAAAGCTctgaaaatgatttccggaaatcattttctaggttaccaaacacacccttaaggtgtgcggtttgtgtgcttaaggtgagtatAGAATTGAGTATAGGATTGAGTACAAGTTTGAGTACTAGTACAGAATTGGGCTCTTAAGGTGCgctgttttccttcttaaggtgcgtcggtctaaatctttaggtgcgtggttttccttcttaaggtgcgcccATTGTTATAAACTGAAGGTGAGCGAtgttaatacttaaggtgcaccattttaacacttaaggtgcgtgtttctATCATTTAAGGTGcgcaatttttagttttttttctaGGTGcgcgtttttgttttttaaaatttcattgatttgagccgttgatctagataTGATCAACGACTCAGATCTAACCGCATGACCGCACCTAGGACCTCTTCTGTGCCTGAACCcgtcccatatatatatatatatatatatatatatatatatatatatatatatatatatatatatatatatatatatatatatatatatatatatatatatatatacacacacacatacatatatatatatatatatatatatatatatatatatatatatatatatatatatatatatatgtatgtatatatatatgtgtatatatatatgtatgtatacatacatatatacatacatatatacacacacacatatatatatatatatatgtatatgtatatatgtgtatatacatatatatatatgtatacatatacatatacatatatatatatatatatatacatactagttATAATGTGCGCATTGCGATTAAATTAATGCCAAACACaaaactttaaataaataaatactttgtatatataatttttaaatataaaaattaattaatataaaataaaaataattatttttaatataatcaaagTGAGTATTTTCAACTTGTATAAAAGCAGTAGTAAAGAAGAGTATTGTTGTAGATAATTATTATCtagaataaaaattatgtcctaacaatttcatattaaaataaattaagtcttTTTAATGCGATTTCGATaagtcaaaaaattattttttgtttaaagtgACATGATTATAATAGACTTacttatattttttgagtacataGACTTACTTATATTGTTGAAGAGTAATTAAAGAGTTATGCAACAAAATTATATCGTACAAATTTATAAGTTTTCCTTGTGTATATGCATGATTATTGAGAcctcaattattattatgtgtcaACTATTCATCTTGTAAACTctcattgatattttaaaatattaactcTTTTCCCTAaaagatttatataataatgaaatttttgtatttaaatttttaaagaagaGAGAAATTTTGTCTCATACATAGTAGAACATATGTAcaacttgtaataaaatatacatttcaATAAAAGTAATATACATTTGAAATATGAAACTAAAACTTGTACTACAACAAATAAGGATTGGTATAAACTAGGAGAAGACAAATAGATTGTGTATTCttagaataattataatttgacatttatattctttttggatgaagagtaaaaaaataattgcttcaatttttttttttaaatagttgaagcttaaaagaaagaaatcagattaattaaatatttttatattttaattcttattgCAAAGAAGAAAATAGTCCCAAAaagaatatagaaaaataaaaatgacatgAGTTTCATTTTGCGtacactaatttaattattatgatataataatataaaaacaaaatgcccgttgttattgttattattattattattaaaatattctgctactaaagtttgtacataaatataaaaataaaataaaaaaatagtaactTTAGAAATGTATTATCACTGTACAAtgaataaatcaaaatgtaagtACAAGTTATCAATGCACATTTTACaccaacataatttttatttacattataACCATACCAACATTGAttcatacggagtattatatttagtAGATTATAACCTTAAAACATGGCTATAGTGGTAGATAGATTCCGTCGCAATAAGTCACAATTTCAATGCAAGAGAGAAATTGTGACATACTTTGCAACAAAATGTGATCGTTGCATCAGGTTGAATAGCAATTGCTTAATTGTGATTGCTTGTCGcaattagttattatattatcacCGACGATCATATTTCTATctaatatgttttaattttgttgcaaTTTGTTTATAGAATTAATCACATTAGTTTATCGCTAGGTGTCACAAATAATACTTTTGTTCATCGCAATTAAGTTTATTAGTCTGTCTTTTGTATCAATTTGTTGTTGCAATTGATTTTATTGTCATCGCAAATACTTGTTCCTATTCATTGTCGTTTccaaatttttgtcaaaatgtatgtaacaattttattaattaatgtcaTTCTTCGAATCGTATGTTTGCTATATGTTTGTCGGTGGTGTTGTATATCacaaattttttaaacattttttcatTGCAGTTATATGTTAGGTGTGTcattgttaatattaaaatataatataataattgtatattaCGTCGTAGTGTTCATCACAATGTTCATCGTAAATCACATTATTGTCACTagtatattttataattgtccTGCCACAAATcttatacatataaattaagtATCATCCAACATAAATGAGTAAATTGAATTCATCatagatattagtatattactagttttttttttgaaaaaatatattactagtTTAATACAAATAAGTCCCGTCACaaaaaaaactactaatatTATGTGGTTGCTAACTAATATATGTAAGCATATAAATCACGTAAGAACATAAATATGTGATATACGTATCTTTAAtgtactaacctccagccacaGCTTCCGATTGATGATGGTTGTGTAGTCACGGGACTGCTGAGACAAAGTAACTGTAtagtttctctcactttctcaaccctCTCTTGATGATGTATGAGGAATGAATTGTCCACTCACTTTCGTTCATGCCGAGTTTCTGACCCCGAGTCTTATTCCATCCCCCATCACTTATCATATTTGTTTATCCATTCCTCTTTGGATCAAATATTGTCCACAATGCGCTTTTACTTTTTCCCAATTAGCATTTGGATCAAAAGAGAATGCTAGTCTTAGTACATGCATTTTTTCTTCCTATACTAGCTAATAGCATCCCTAAACGTAACCCCTTATTATCTTTGGCATACCATATTTTATAgacatttcatttttattttcattcgaATGATATTTTCCTAACATATAAAAAGTATGATTATATATCTTATGCTCAATAaaaagatgttttttttttttgaatacaactgaccctattacattgtagtatctgttcatctatacttttctcGACcggttgaagcacaaagagtcaatttcgatatgtcctccactgaggctcgaactcatgacctttcatttgagggaagccactacatgccatttgagcacaaggtgcttggcaataAAAAGATGTTAATTAGTATTGTTGTTGAAAATGTAATGAAATGCATCAAAAATTTGTTAAACACATCGACACTATTTCTTGAAATTTTGCCCGTAAAGCATATTTTGTATCATCCAAAAATTGGACCCAAGTTGGTCAATGATCATTAAAATTTGATTTCACCATAGTTCATACCAGAAATGTCAGCAACAACTccatcttttaaaaaatcactaatACTTCGAAtaataaaatagttaaatacaTACAATCCAAACTACTAAACAATCTCTcaatttatcttcaaaaaaaaaaaaaaacaatctctcaatttttttttaaaaaaggtaaTTATACccaaaagacaaaaataaaaagttaataaaacaCTACATCCCACTTATAACATTCACTTTGATCCTCTAGGAAGAATCATCAAATGGTTGTATTAGGCCCtttcctttttgtttgtttagttAATCTAGTGCCAGATTCATGAAGTGATTGAATAGTATCTTCTATAGCTTCCTCAACACGATCATTAAGTGGTGTATTTGACAATGATGCTTCAGTTTGTAACCTATATaaggatggcaacggggcggggcggggacaAGGAGTATACTCCCTATCCCTGTCCCCGCCCTAGTCCCCAACGGGAAATGGAAAatagtccccatccccgtcACCGCGGGGAATCCTCGTCCCCGATTAATTCTTAGTCAATATCTtaaattaatgtaattttaatgttaaaaactataattttaattttaaaaaatttatatatatatatatatatatatatatatatatatatatatatattaattttttatataatttttttataattgttaattataataattatttggggACGGGACAGGGAGGGGTATCCTCGTCCCCGGTGGGGAATTGAAACAATTCCCCGTCatcgtccccgtccccgattccCAAAAtttttccccatccccgtcttcgaaacggggacggggatccTCGGCGGGGACGAGGCACATTGCCATCCTTAAACCCATAGGATATAAATGCAACATGTCATGGTGCATTAGATTGTGATCCATTAGATAACAATGAAACATGAGGTGGTGAATTGAATTGTAACCCATCATCTAAGGGTGCAATAAGAGGTGTGGATTGCAATCCATGATCATTGACAAAATGTGATGGATTAGAAGTAAGCTCATCATTAGCACCTTGTGCAAAATTTCTAGAACTTTCTTTTACTTGAATTTTATTCTCTCTGGGTACCAGTTTCAAACTCTTGACCTATGAGTTGGAATTATTTTCCTCCAACCACCAGTGTCAAGAGGAACTGGTAGTTTTATTCTTTCTACCTCTACCTCTTGTCACCATTTTACCTATAATATAAGAAGGAAAAAAAGTATAGTTATCAAAATGAATTGATTATAGAAATGaatatagtagaattaaaaaaaattaattacaactactaagtataaataattaaaaaggagaaaaaaagtGTGTAGAATTTGATGATTTTAACCGTTGAGTTAATACTCGATTTGGTttctcgactattaggattttaccattttggtcctcgactTCTAAACTTACTCAATTTCATCCCCAACTATGCAATTGTTAATCAAAATAGTCCCAATAAGAACAATTTTGATTTGCACAAAGGactattttaggtaaaaaaaaaaaaaaaaaaaaaaaaaaaaaaaaaaaaaactacgtTGTATGGTAGGGGATGAAATTAACAAGTTTGGAAGTCAATGACCAAAGTTGTGAAATCATAATAGTCAAATGACCAAatcgggtattaactcttaaccGTTAGTCATCATAAGAATAAGATGACATGAGTATTTCAAGCATGTACCTTTGTTGTGACAGGATCATTGTCCCCTTGTGAACTGTCTTGATTACCAGGAAGAAGCTTAGAGGTCCCATATTGCGAATCTTGAAATTTTCAGCTAATCTGCTTGTTATGGAAGCCAAGAGACTTTTGTTGCTACTCATTATTAGTATGTCATCAATATATATAGACAAGTAAATAAATTTGAGCATTAACAGCAAAATAGATAAACAATGATACATTAGTTTTCGAAGCCTTGAAATGAATCTAGTAGACAATCCTGAAGACGTTTGAACCATGCACGTAGTGCTTGCTTCCAACCATAAAGAGGCTTGTGTAGTTTACAGACATGAGTAGGAACATAGCTGTGGTGCATTATACTGTCGTTagggtttgtttgtttgttattgttgttgattttttttaatggagttgagtttttttttttttttattacttatggGCGTGGGTGTAGtgttaatattagtaattaaaaataattgtttgttTCCATCAATATTGTTAGAGAAGAAACAAGTTTGGAAATCGTAGTGTGGAAtgaattttttcctttttcgaCAAGGTTGATTGTTGCTTGGAAACTAATTTGCACTTGAAGAaatattcttttaatatttaattctcCTAATTTCCTTAATCTAAGCAGATTTGTTGTTTTAATCATAGTTGATGGAATATGGACTAGGGGTAGTCAACCAAGCAGTCAGTCTGGCATTGGATGGTAGTCAGACTAACGCTCGGACTCAGCACTCGGGGTCCGGGACTTGACCAATCAACTTTGGAAGTAGAAGAAAGAATTATAAAGCAATTGCGTGACTATGGAAGGATAATCAAGGTCAACCTAAATTATCTCCTACTCCCTAAATTATCATTCTTTTTCCTAAATCGCCTCCACTACCTAATATCTtcatatttcctaaatctcccctACATCCCACACAATATTCCACTGATCCACTCTACCATATAAATTTGATTAATGTAAGTAGATTACATTACCATATGTAATGTATTTCTTCTACTATAacaaggcgtttggttggaggaaattacaattcctttcctaCTTAATTCTCACCTAATtccgaaggcaactaaattccttcgtttggttgaagggaattgcaattccacggaattgcaatttcctcattttcatggaattagaatcccatctcccccccccccccccccccccccccccccccccccccccccccccccccccccNNNNNNNNNNNNNNNNNNNNNNNNNNNNNNNNNNNNNNNNNNNNNNNNNNNNNNNNNNNNNNNNNNNNNNNNNNNNNNNNNNNNNNNNNNNNNNNNNNNNNNNNNNNNNNNNNNNNNNNNNNNNNNNNNNNNNNNNNNNNNNNNNNNNNNNNNNNNNNNNNNNNNNNNNNNNNNNNNNNNNNNNNNNNNNNNNNNNNNNNNNNNNNNNNNNNNNNNNNNNNNNNNNNNNNNNNNNNNNNNNNNNNNNNNNNNNNNNNNNNNNNNNNNNNNNNNNNNNNNNNNNNNNNNNNNNNNNNNNNNNNNNNNNNNNNNNNNNNNNNNNNNNNNNNNNNNNNNNNNNNNNNNNNNNNNNNNNNNNNNNNNNNNNNNNNNNNNNNNNNNNNNNNNNNNNNNNNNNNNNNNNNNNNNNNNNNNNNNNNNNNNNNNNNNNNNNNNNNNNNNNNNNNNNNNNNNNNNNNNNAGTCTAttcaaacccccccccccccccccccccccacccccggGGATTTTAATTCCGTGGATTTTAGGGAGAAAAAAAGATAACCATGAGACAAAATTACATATCCcttattttaacctaaaattgatgtctgacCTTTCCTTCAAAATTATAgcgtgtattattcttcgacttccctttgtgtatgttcctttAAACATTTATAAGCaataactattcaaaatttgcattctttatatgaattgtttatatacaacaactttcgtgtatgttccattgaattctttatatgcataacTCTTCAAAATTCCTGACTACCCAAATGCCAAATCAAATGCTTGtgtttttttagttcaagagatacggtagatgagtgcttttgaatttaatatgttatactttttggggtttgaatatgcaaatgggtataatagatacttgtcatttaataataataataataataataataataataataataataataataataataaaacaatgggcattttggactttatactatttattccttctcaattcccatgtataccaaatactggaattgaaattcccattaattttattcatgcaaaccaaacactggaatttaaactcccactttattctcgcattattcttttcccatgaaattgcaattcttttcccacctaattcattccctccaaccaaacgccccgtaaAAGACCATAGTCAGATACAAGAAGGATCATCTACATCTCTTTGGAGAAGAGAGCACAATTGTGTTGTACAAACTacgtacaaaatagtagatttTGGCTTGACACTGTTCAAAATAGCTTGTGATTCTCACCTTCCGGTTTCCACGTTAAAAATATCGTATCTCTTTATTTTGCAAATTCATTATttatctcttttatttattgaattagTAATGTTGGCTTGCCGATTGACTACCCTGGTAGTCGTAAAACCAACAATAGCTGTGCATCCTTTGTTTTAATGGTCGAGATTAGATCACATGTTCTCACCTGGGAGTGGTTCTCATTGGAGTTGgactttatatatatgtctttGAATTATATGAGAATCACCCTCAATGTGAGAAAtgtgaaaatattaaatatctatatatctatctaaTAGATCCTAACGgttgaaaaatgaagaaaaatatggATTCACtttcataaatataataaactttaaaattttaaaatttataataaactttaaaattttaaaatttataatatttatggaaCTGTCTCTGCAACTTTTTTACCTTATATTTTGAACATTAAATTTATTAGATGGACAATTCAATTTTGTCCCTAATTATCACATAGAAAGTGGTACTCAGAAAGAGGGTGGTCCATAATCAATCAAATTTCCAAGCTAATTAAGCTACATTTTTTACGATGGTTTCTACTTTGATTTAAAGTACAACGAACTCTTTTTcaatcttattaaaaaaaaaaaaaaaaagaagaagaagaagaagaagagatgcACATTGAATAAGTCAAGTCATATACACCTAACGGAGAAAGTTAAGGTTGAGATCCAAAAATGTGGAATGGGATTGAGTTATTGACAGCGAAAAATTAAAAGATGAGATGAAAGGAGCATGGGGCCTGGAGCATGAGTGAAAAGCAGAAACATacaaaaaacaatacaaatagtaccacacaaaaaaaaaaaaaaaaacagtataaTGGAAGGAGCTTGCCTCAAAAAAAAGGCTATGGTGTTCTTGCTCTGGCTCTTCGCCGTGGCATTGGTTGTGCAGGCGGAGGATCCGTACGTGTTCTTCGATTGGAAGGTGACGTACGGTAAACTGTCCCCGCTGGGTGTGGCTAAAGATGCGATTCTCATCA contains these protein-coding regions:
- the LOC116015631 gene encoding L-ascorbate oxidase homolog, whose product is MQKINSIMEGACGNKMGMVFLLWLFAAALVVKAEDPYVFFDWKVTYGKLSPLGVAKDAILINGKLPGPTINSTSNNNIVINVFNELDEPLLFHWNGIQQRKNSWQDGMPGTMCPIMPGTNYTYHYQVKDQIGTHFYFPSTDLHRSAGGYGALTVHSRELIPVPFDWPADEFYIFLSDWYNKGHKELKKTLDDGQTIARPNGLVINAKHGEVGDKMEPLATFEAGKTYRFRVCNVGMRTSINFRFQGHNMVLVEMEGSHTVQNDYDSLDLHTGQCLSVLVTADQEPKDYYLVATSRFFKQQLSTVALISYANGKGAAAAELPPPPPDNTEGIAWSINQFRSFRWNLTASAARPNPQGSYHYGQIEITRTLKLVNTKGEEGGKLRYAINGVSHKDPDTPLKLIEYFEMADKVFKYDLMPDEPAGDASKITVAPNVKNATFRNFVEIIFENHEKVIQSYHINGYSFFAVAIEPGKWSPEKRKNYNLVDATSRHNIQVYPNSWAAVMTTLDNAGLWNVRSEMWERFYLGQQFYFSVLSPARSLRDEYNIPDNQLLCGAVKGKPMPKPYTI